A genomic window from Roseofilum casamattae BLCC-M143 includes:
- a CDS encoding rhodanese-like domain-containing protein has protein sequence MPSLFQHLQSILLSSTRLFSGLTQKDRQPQVPSWPSLKAQIRAEFPTVKHIGITDLEQHLLPTQQEKTLIVDVRAPEEFAVSHLKGAVNLEDPEAILQLAQQQQAEQIVLYCSVGYRSAQMAQMIEEQGWDAVVNFEGSIFEWANSGRPVFLKSEEVEVVHPFDPVWGKLLDGQYHPTE, from the coding sequence ATGCCATCACTATTTCAACACCTTCAATCAATTCTACTCTCCAGTACTCGTCTGTTTAGCGGACTGACCCAAAAAGATCGCCAACCTCAAGTCCCATCTTGGCCAAGCCTGAAGGCGCAAATTCGAGCTGAGTTTCCGACTGTTAAACATATTGGAATTACAGATCTTGAACAGCACTTGCTCCCAACACAACAGGAGAAAACACTCATTGTTGATGTGCGCGCACCCGAAGAATTTGCGGTGAGTCATCTCAAAGGAGCCGTGAATCTGGAAGACCCTGAAGCCATTCTTCAACTCGCTCAACAACAACAAGCCGAACAGATCGTTCTCTACTGTTCGGTAGGTTATCGTTCTGCGCAGATGGCACAAATGATAGAAGAGCAAGGTTGGGATGCAGTGGTTAACTTTGAAGGCTCCATTTTTGAATGGGCCAATTCCGGTCGCCCGGTTTTCCTGAAGAGCGAAGAAGTAGAGGTTGTTCATCCTTTCGATCCTGTCTGGGGGAAACTACTCGATGGGCAATATCACCCGACAGAATGA
- a CDS encoding ATP-binding protein has product MHNIFTNEIAFDPLLQPYRERADRIMVGMNFFLCLICIALIPLHHTEIAVLSIGMPTLLISVWLRYYHSGTLATRLFMACGFMIYTALIIHQNVGVTEAHFSAFGLIGILLYYRDWRTILAATVTIYLHHLILGYAQTLGCPIYVFANPHFWLMFCSHILYFLPFVGMMLYLSIWLRREGYENQQDLKALREVEQELTKLNELLENRVEERTKELVVAKEKAEVANQAKSSFIANMSHELRTPLNAILGFAQIMTRSQTLPSEHQESVGIINRSGEHLLTLINNILDLSKIEAGRITLNEKNFDLHRLLDDLHDMFQLKASDKGLQLLLESEENLPRYIRTDEVKLRQILINLINNALKFTEQGGISVKVTHQLEKQQPTTIHFAVEDTGAGIAPEELDQLFEAFTQTASGKQAQEGTGLGLSISRKFVQLMGGDIQATSRVGEGTVFSFEIQCLEVESTDVEALNSQRRIIALEPGQPRYRLLIVDDKPVNRQLLIHLLGPLGFELQEASNGKEAVEVWEQWEPHLIWMDMRMPVMDGFEATKTIKATTKGQATAIVALTASVLEEERAVVLSAGCDDFLRKPFRDEEIFQALEKYLEVRYIYEEKAPSSENEALQKEVLTAENVQALSPELQKQLRQAVISSSQKQIAVVVAAIAETNLTLSEAIASRLYNFEYDKILQLIPNTKEPLSS; this is encoded by the coding sequence ATGCACAATATTTTTACGAATGAAATCGCTTTTGACCCACTTTTACAACCCTACCGAGAACGTGCCGATCGCATCATGGTAGGGATGAATTTTTTTTTATGCCTCATTTGCATTGCTCTCATCCCTTTGCACCATACAGAGATTGCAGTATTGAGCATTGGAATGCCAACCTTATTAATTTCAGTATGGCTAAGGTATTATCATTCCGGCACATTAGCTACTCGACTATTTATGGCTTGTGGCTTCATGATTTATACAGCCTTAATTATTCATCAAAATGTTGGCGTGACTGAAGCCCATTTCTCTGCCTTTGGTTTAATCGGTATACTTCTTTACTATCGAGATTGGCGTACCATTCTTGCTGCTACAGTAACTATTTATCTACACCATCTCATTCTTGGCTATGCTCAAACGTTGGGTTGTCCTATCTATGTATTTGCAAACCCCCATTTTTGGTTGATGTTTTGTAGCCATATTCTCTACTTTCTCCCCTTTGTTGGCATGATGTTATATCTTTCTATTTGGTTGCGTCGAGAAGGATATGAAAACCAACAGGATCTAAAGGCTCTTAGGGAAGTAGAACAGGAATTAACCAAACTCAATGAATTACTAGAAAATCGGGTAGAAGAGCGAACGAAGGAACTAGTTGTTGCGAAAGAAAAAGCGGAAGTGGCCAACCAAGCGAAAAGCTCCTTTATCGCCAATATGAGTCACGAATTACGAACGCCTCTCAATGCGATTTTGGGATTTGCTCAGATTATGACGCGATCGCAAACTCTTCCCTCAGAACACCAAGAAAGCGTTGGCATTATTAACCGCAGTGGAGAGCATCTTTTGACCCTAATTAATAACATTCTCGACCTCTCTAAAATTGAAGCCGGACGTATAACTCTGAACGAGAAAAACTTCGATCTGCATCGCTTGCTCGACGACCTTCACGATATGTTCCAACTCAAAGCCAGCGACAAAGGTTTGCAGTTGCTTTTAGAATCTGAAGAAAATCTGCCTCGCTACATTCGCACCGATGAAGTCAAACTGCGGCAAATCCTGATTAATTTAATTAACAACGCCCTCAAATTTACCGAACAAGGGGGCATTTCTGTCAAAGTCACTCACCAGTTAGAGAAGCAACAGCCAACCACCATACATTTTGCAGTCGAAGACACCGGAGCTGGCATTGCCCCTGAAGAACTCGACCAGCTCTTTGAAGCGTTTACTCAAACGGCAAGCGGCAAACAAGCCCAAGAAGGAACCGGACTCGGACTCTCCATCAGTCGTAAATTTGTGCAATTAATGGGAGGAGACATACAGGCAACCTCTCGCGTGGGAGAAGGAACGGTCTTTAGCTTCGAGATTCAATGTCTGGAAGTAGAAAGCACCGATGTGGAAGCATTAAACAGTCAACGGCGCATTATTGCTCTCGAACCGGGTCAACCTCGCTATCGCCTGCTTATTGTCGATGATAAACCAGTCAATCGCCAACTATTAATTCATTTGCTCGGTCCTTTAGGTTTCGAGTTGCAAGAAGCCAGTAATGGTAAAGAAGCTGTGGAAGTGTGGGAGCAATGGGAACCCCATCTGATTTGGATGGATATGCGGATGCCGGTGATGGATGGATTTGAAGCGACTAAAACGATCAAAGCCACGACCAAAGGACAAGCCACGGCGATCGTGGCCTTAACTGCTAGCGTCTTGGAAGAAGAGCGGGCAGTAGTATTATCAGCCGGATGCGATGATTTCCTGCGCAAACCCTTCCGAGACGAGGAAATATTTCAAGCTCTAGAAAAATATCTAGAGGTGCGTTATATCTACGAAGAGAAAGCACCTTCTTCTGAGAATGAGGCTCTACAAAAAGAAGTGCTGACTGCCGAAAATGTGCAAGCTTTGTCCCCAGAATTACAGAAGCAATTGCGTCAGGCAGTTATTAGTAGTAGTCAAAAACAAATTGCGGTAGTTGTGGCAGCGATCGCCGAAACAAATCTGACTTTGTCGGAAGCGATCGCCTCTCGTTTATATAACTTTGAATATGACAAGATTTTGCAATTAATTCCCAATACAAAGGAACCACTTTCATCCTAA
- a CDS encoding ATP-binding response regulator: protein MNTPSISLPNYQIADPIYSGSRTLVYRAIRIPDERAVIIKILRNPHPHFNELLGFRNQYAIATNLDSPYIVRPLALERYGSGYALVMPDEGAISLSEYWQASVSDLTTFLEISIQLADVLHYLTQQRIIHKDIKPANILIHPETGQVQLIDFSIASLLPKEQQQLVNPNVLEGTLAYISPEQTGRMNRGIDYRTDFYSLGVTLYELLTGLLPFSSDDLMELIHSHIAQKVQFPSDRKIPHVLQTILLRLMAKNAEERYQSALGLKHDLEQCLRSLQDMGEIAEFELGERDICDRFIIPEKLYGRETELQTLLEAFEDVANGTSKMMLVAGFSGIGKTAVINEVHKPIVEKRGYFIKGKFDQFNRNIPFSAFVQAFRDLMGQLLSELDEELANWKSKILAALGENGQVLIDVIPELERVIGQQPPATELSGTAAQNRFNLLFQKFIAVFTTPEHPLVMFLDDLQWADSASLNLMKVLMGESQTGYLLLLGAYRDNEVFPAHPLMLTLSDLEKQEAAISTITLAPLPVSDINQLIAETLSCSSRLAQPLTELVYQKTKGNPFFTTQFLKGLYEDELLVFNFSLGYWECDLVKVRDAALTDDVVEFMARRLQKLPQVAQKVMKLAACIGNQFDLETLAIVCESSVKEAATDLWVALQEGLILPRTEAYKFFQAGDRDESYSDEIAVSYRFLHDLVQQAAYSLIADDRKQPVHLKIGQLLLAHQSNGEQEDNDNIFSILNHLMMGIDADPSSIPVTQLAELALSAGMKAKLSIAYQAAIEYFNFGRSRLPEDAWNTHYRLMLDLNREKAECDYLVGRFEESESILNEALTKAQSPLDSAQIYVILMNQSITQGTNISAGVDAGIKGLAILGLKLSTDTATLEPLVEEELQQVRDTFDRVPPRILLELPEMSDPVQQSLMELLSTLWTISFVSGNQFLGWFLTLRMINLSIKYGRAPSSSLTYSFYAVALANEEHYQEAYEFCRVALDFDRTFHNTQFIGKNNNAFANHIAPYVRPLAENLILYSHSIQVCAEVGDLIYGVWAAFLLIWTHLLIGTPLPFVEEEIQKYIDYVRNVNDQNILNIFERQHQLVRELMDNTVEDGTLTLKGFVDSPFLENWRKIKFDHGINWYGFLVLKRLYLKGNYEQALQVAQLLQTTLPGNSGLFPIITYHVYYPLSLSAVYSAADGATQTIYLQQIQEQQQILQKFSENCSYNFLHKYQLISAEIARLNGDRMQAMELYDRAIAGAKENEYIQEEALANELAAKFYLDWGKEKIAATYMQEAYYCYTRWGAKVKTDHLEANYPQLLLPILQQQQVEFNPIDSLANLTQILTSTLQSQTQSSTNISEALDFGSIVQAAQKLSNTIELEKLLADITQIILTNAGAEKIALLVPDEQQWQIQARAELASDGTVVTQTSAESLTPESPVPIRLIQYVKNTQKPVLIDEGKTDISGILEGYLLEQQPQSVFCIPLLNQGELVAIIYLEHATTKGVFTTNRQTIIEFLCAQAAVALQNAKLYSQAQKSQWQAEQALSELQQAQLLLEQKVIERTAELAVAKEKAEDANKAKSQFIANMSHELRSPLNAILGFAQIMTRSQTLPSEHQENVGIINRSGEHLLTLINNVLDLSKIEAGRITLNEKNFDLHRLLDDLHDMFQLKASDKGLQLLLESEEHLPRYIRTDEVKLRQILINLINNALKFTKQGGISVKVTHQLEKQQPTTIHFAVEDTGAGIAPEELDQLFEAFTQTASGKQAQEGTGLGLSISRKFVQLMGGDIQATSRVGEGTVFSFEIQCLEVESTDVEALSTQRRIIALEPGQPRYRLLIVDDKPVNRQLLIHLLGPLGFELQEASNGKEAVEVWEKWEPHLIWMDMRMPVMDGFEATKTIKATTKGQATAIVALTASVLEEERAVVLSAGCNDFLRKPFRDEEIFQALEKHLEVRYIYEESGPSSKNEAPQKEVLTAENVQALSPELQKQLRQAVISSSQKQIAVVVAAIAETNLTLSEAIASRLYNFEYDKILQLIPNE from the coding sequence ATGAATACTCCTTCGATCTCCCTCCCCAACTATCAGATCGCAGATCCGATTTACAGTGGTTCTCGTACCCTGGTTTATCGAGCTATCCGCATCCCTGACGAACGAGCTGTCATCATTAAAATTCTGCGAAATCCACATCCCCACTTCAACGAACTCCTCGGATTTCGCAATCAATATGCGATCGCCACAAATCTCGACTCTCCCTATATTGTTCGACCTCTGGCCTTGGAACGCTATGGCAGCGGCTATGCCCTAGTGATGCCCGATGAGGGAGCCATCTCTCTTTCAGAATACTGGCAAGCATCGGTATCGGATCTAACCACTTTTCTGGAGATTTCCATCCAACTGGCAGATGTCCTCCATTACCTAACTCAACAGCGCATCATCCACAAAGACATCAAACCGGCCAACATTCTCATCCATCCGGAAACCGGACAAGTTCAGCTCATCGACTTCAGCATTGCCTCTTTGCTGCCCAAAGAACAGCAGCAACTGGTCAACCCCAATGTATTAGAAGGAACCCTAGCCTATATCTCCCCGGAACAAACGGGACGGATGAACCGAGGTATTGACTATCGTACTGATTTTTATTCCTTGGGAGTAACTCTCTACGAACTACTGACCGGATTATTACCCTTCAGTAGCGATGACCTCATGGAGTTAATTCACAGTCATATTGCTCAAAAAGTCCAATTTCCCAGCGATCGGAAGATTCCTCATGTTTTACAGACAATACTGTTGAGACTCATGGCGAAGAATGCCGAGGAGCGATATCAGAGTGCGTTAGGATTGAAACATGACTTAGAGCAATGTTTGCGATCGCTGCAAGACATGGGAGAAATTGCCGAGTTTGAATTAGGAGAGAGAGATATTTGCGATCGCTTCATCATTCCCGAAAAGCTCTACGGACGGGAAACAGAGCTTCAAACCCTCTTAGAAGCCTTTGAAGACGTAGCCAATGGCACCAGTAAAATGATGCTCGTGGCTGGATTTTCTGGAATCGGGAAAACCGCTGTCATTAATGAAGTTCACAAACCCATTGTCGAAAAGCGCGGCTATTTTATCAAAGGTAAATTCGACCAATTTAACCGCAACATTCCCTTCTCTGCTTTCGTGCAAGCCTTTCGAGATTTAATGGGACAACTGTTAAGTGAATTGGATGAGGAACTAGCCAACTGGAAGAGCAAAATTCTCGCAGCCTTGGGAGAAAATGGACAAGTCTTGATTGATGTGATTCCCGAGTTAGAACGAGTCATCGGCCAGCAACCACCGGCTACAGAGCTTTCCGGAACCGCAGCCCAGAATCGGTTTAATTTGCTCTTTCAAAAGTTTATTGCGGTCTTCACCACTCCAGAGCATCCCTTAGTCATGTTTCTCGATGACTTGCAATGGGCAGATTCAGCCTCACTCAATCTGATGAAGGTATTGATGGGAGAGAGTCAGACGGGCTATTTGCTGTTGCTGGGAGCCTATCGAGATAACGAGGTATTTCCCGCTCATCCGCTGATGTTAACGTTGAGTGACTTGGAAAAACAAGAGGCAGCAATTTCAACCATTACCCTAGCTCCCTTACCCGTTTCTGATATTAATCAATTAATCGCTGAAACCCTAAGTTGCTCGTCAAGGTTAGCACAACCGCTGACAGAGTTGGTGTATCAAAAGACGAAAGGAAACCCATTTTTTACCACCCAGTTTTTGAAGGGGTTATACGAGGATGAGTTGCTTGTCTTCAATTTCAGTCTGGGATATTGGGAATGCGATCTGGTGAAGGTACGAGATGCTGCTTTAACAGATGATGTCGTTGAATTTATGGCTCGAAGGTTGCAGAAGTTGCCCCAGGTTGCCCAAAAGGTGATGAAATTAGCCGCTTGTATTGGTAATCAATTTGATCTGGAAACCTTGGCAATTGTCTGCGAGTCCTCCGTTAAAGAGGCTGCAACCGACTTGTGGGTTGCGTTACAGGAGGGGTTGATTCTACCGAGGACTGAGGCGTATAAATTTTTTCAGGCAGGCGATCGCGACGAATCATATTCCGATGAGATTGCCGTGAGTTATCGCTTCTTACACGATCTCGTTCAACAAGCAGCCTATTCATTGATTGCCGACGATCGAAAACAGCCAGTTCACCTTAAAATCGGACAATTGCTCTTAGCGCATCAATCGAACGGCGAGCAAGAAGATAACGATAACATTTTTAGTATTTTGAACCATCTGATGATGGGTATTGATGCTGACCCGTCTTCCATTCCAGTCACGCAGCTTGCAGAACTAGCACTTTCTGCTGGGATGAAAGCCAAACTCTCCATTGCTTATCAAGCAGCAATTGAATACTTCAATTTTGGACGCTCCCGGCTGCCCGAAGATGCCTGGAATACCCACTACCGACTCATGCTCGATCTCAATCGAGAAAAAGCAGAATGTGACTATTTAGTCGGTCGATTTGAAGAATCTGAATCCATACTTAACGAGGCCTTGACCAAAGCTCAATCGCCCCTCGATTCAGCTCAAATTTATGTCATTTTGATGAATCAGTCTATCACTCAAGGAACCAATATCTCAGCAGGTGTTGATGCTGGGATTAAAGGTTTAGCTATTTTAGGACTGAAGCTGTCGACTGATACAGCGACTCTAGAACCCCTGGTGGAAGAAGAACTTCAACAAGTTCGGGACACCTTTGATCGAGTGCCTCCTCGGATACTTTTAGAGTTACCTGAAATGAGCGATCCAGTGCAACAGAGTTTGATGGAACTCCTCAGTACTTTGTGGACGATCTCTTTTGTCTCTGGAAATCAATTCCTCGGCTGGTTTCTCACGCTACGAATGATTAATTTATCAATCAAATATGGACGCGCGCCAAGTTCTAGTCTTACCTATAGTTTCTATGCCGTGGCGTTGGCTAATGAAGAGCACTATCAAGAAGCCTATGAATTTTGTCGTGTCGCACTAGATTTCGACCGTACTTTCCACAACACCCAATTTATCGGAAAAAATAACAATGCATTCGCCAATCATATTGCTCCATATGTTCGTCCGCTCGCAGAAAACTTGATTTTATATTCACATTCCATTCAAGTTTGTGCTGAAGTCGGAGATTTGATCTATGGTGTATGGGCTGCTTTCCTCCTCATCTGGACTCATTTGCTCATCGGAACTCCTTTGCCTTTCGTTGAAGAGGAAATTCAAAAATATATTGACTATGTCCGAAATGTAAACGACCAGAACATCCTGAATATTTTTGAACGTCAACACCAACTTGTTCGAGAATTAATGGATAATACGGTTGAGGATGGAACGCTAACCTTGAAAGGATTTGTTGATAGTCCATTCTTGGAGAATTGGAGAAAGATAAAATTCGATCATGGGATCAACTGGTATGGTTTTCTCGTCTTAAAACGGCTTTATCTGAAAGGGAATTACGAGCAAGCCTTGCAGGTCGCTCAATTATTACAAACCACATTGCCGGGAAACAGCGGTCTGTTTCCCATTATTACTTATCACGTTTACTATCCCCTCAGTCTGAGTGCGGTCTATTCGGCAGCAGACGGTGCAACTCAGACGATTTATTTGCAGCAAATACAAGAACAACAGCAAATACTTCAGAAGTTCTCAGAAAACTGTTCGTACAATTTCCTGCACAAATATCAATTAATTTCGGCAGAAATAGCTCGTCTCAATGGCGATCGTATGCAGGCAATGGAGCTATACGATCGCGCCATAGCAGGAGCAAAAGAAAATGAATACATTCAAGAAGAAGCCTTAGCTAACGAACTCGCTGCCAAATTCTATCTCGACTGGGGCAAGGAAAAAATAGCAGCGACCTACATGCAAGAAGCATACTACTGCTACACTCGCTGGGGAGCCAAAGTCAAAACCGACCATCTCGAAGCCAACTACCCTCAATTGTTGCTTCCTATTCTGCAACAACAACAGGTTGAATTTAACCCAATAGACAGCCTTGCCAATTTAACGCAAATATTAACATCAACGCTCCAAAGCCAAACCCAAAGCAGTACCAATATCTCTGAAGCCCTGGACTTTGGCTCCATTGTGCAAGCGGCTCAGAAACTCTCGAACACCATTGAATTAGAGAAACTTCTGGCAGATATTACTCAGATTATTCTCACCAATGCGGGAGCCGAAAAAATAGCTTTGTTGGTTCCCGACGAACAACAATGGCAGATTCAAGCTAGGGCAGAACTGGCTAGCGATGGGACGGTTGTAACCCAAACTTCAGCCGAATCTCTGACCCCAGAAAGTCCAGTTCCAATTCGTTTAATTCAATATGTCAAAAATACCCAAAAACCGGTTCTGATCGATGAAGGAAAAACTGACATATCGGGAATTTTGGAAGGCTATCTGCTCGAGCAACAACCGCAAAGCGTCTTTTGTATTCCGCTGCTCAATCAAGGAGAATTGGTCGCCATTATCTATCTCGAACACGCCACTACCAAAGGAGTATTCACCACCAACCGCCAAACCATTATTGAGTTCCTTTGTGCGCAAGCAGCAGTGGCATTACAGAATGCCAAGCTTTATAGCCAAGCTCAAAAATCCCAATGGCAGGCAGAACAGGCATTAAGCGAACTCCAGCAAGCCCAACTTCTATTGGAACAAAAAGTGATAGAGCGCACTGCCGAACTGGCCGTTGCGAAAGAAAAAGCCGAGGATGCCAACAAAGCCAAAAGTCAGTTTATTGCTAATATGAGCCATGAATTGCGATCGCCTCTCAATGCGATTTTGGGATTTGCTCAGATTATGACGCGATCGCAAACTCTTCCCTCAGAACACCAAGAAAACGTCGGCATTATTAACCGCAGTGGAGAGCATCTTTTAACCCTAATTAATAATGTCCTCGACCTCTCCAAAATCGAAGCCGGACGCATAACTCTGAATGAGAAAAACTTCGATCTGCATCGCTTGCTCGACGACCTTCACGATATGTTCCAACTCAAAGCCAGCGACAAAGGTTTGCAGTTGCTTTTAGAATCTGAAGAACATCTGCCTCGCTACATTCGCACCGATGAAGTCAAACTGCGGCAAATCCTGATTAATTTAATTAACAACGCCCTCAAATTTACCAAACAAGGAGGCATTTCTGTCAAAGTCACTCACCAGTTAGAGAAGCAACAGCCAACCACCATACATTTTGCAGTCGAAGACACCGGAGCTGGCATTGCCCCTGAAGAACTCGACCAGCTCTTTGAAGCCTTTACTCAAACGGCAAGCGGCAAACAAGCCCAAGAAGGAACCGGGTTGGGACTCTCCATCAGTCGTAAATTTGTGCAATTAATGGGAGGAGACATACAGGCAACCTCTCGCGTGGGAGAAGGAACGGTCTTTAGCTTCGAGATTCAATGTCTGGAAGTAGAAAGCACCGATGTGGAAGCATTAAGCACCCAACGGCGCATTATTGCTCTCGAACCGGGTCAACCTCGCTATCGTCTTCTAATTGTCGATGATAAACCAGTCAATCGCCAACTATTAATTCATTTGCTCGGTCCTTTAGGCTTCGAGTTGCAAGAAGCCAGTAATGGTAAAGAAGCTGTGGAAGTGTGGGAGAAATGGGAACCTCATTTAATTTGGATGGATATGCGGATGCCGGTGATGGATGGATTTGAAGCGACTAAAACGATCAAAGCCACGACCAAAGGACAAGCCACGGCGATCGTGGCCCTGACTGCCAGCGTCTTGGAAGAAGAACGGGCAGTGGTATTATCGGCAGGATGCAATGATTTCCTGCGCAAACCTTTCCGAGACGAGGAAATATTTCAAGCCCTAGAAAAACATCTAGAGGTGCGTTATATCTACGAAGAGAGCGGGCCTTCCTCGAAGAATGAGGCTCCACAAAAAGAAGTGCTGACTGCTGAAAATGTGCAAGCTTTGTCCCCAGAATTACAGAAGCAATTGCGTCAGGCAGTTATTAGTAGTAGTCAAAAACAAATTGCGGTAGTTGTGGCAGCGATCGCCGAAACAAATCTGACTTTGTCGGAAGCGATCGCCTCTCGTTTATATAACTTTGAATATGACAAGATTTTGCAATTAATTCCCAACGAGTAA
- a CDS encoding lipase family alpha/beta hydrolase, which translates to MNDTATHRNGSLGDRNPVLLIHGIFRKAYVFDKMARFLDDRGWEVHRFNVVPNTSVVGLDRLALQIKDYVDTHFSPEQPIDLVGLSMGGLVSRYYLQRLGGIERVQRFITIASPHHGTYLAYFLPFIGCVQMRPGSNFLKDLNQDAQQLDRLQFTSIRTDYDFVIIPANSSHMPVGRNLKIPVFPHAMMVRSDRTLAIVENALMEKPRSPLKNRISRST; encoded by the coding sequence ATGAACGACACAGCTACGCACAGAAATGGGTCTCTTGGCGATCGCAATCCCGTATTACTCATCCACGGTATTTTTCGCAAAGCTTATGTGTTCGATAAGATGGCAAGATTTTTAGACGATCGCGGATGGGAAGTACATCGATTTAATGTGGTTCCCAATACTTCTGTGGTAGGCTTAGACCGATTGGCTTTACAGATTAAAGATTATGTAGATACTCATTTTTCCCCCGAACAACCCATCGATCTGGTGGGATTAAGCATGGGAGGATTGGTCAGTCGCTACTACCTGCAACGCCTGGGAGGAATTGAGAGAGTTCAGCGATTTATTACCATTGCTTCGCCCCATCATGGCACTTATTTAGCTTATTTTCTTCCCTTTATTGGCTGCGTGCAAATGCGTCCGGGGAGCAACTTTTTAAAGGATCTCAATCAAGACGCGCAACAGCTCGATCGACTGCAGTTTACCTCAATTCGGACGGATTATGATTTTGTCATTATTCCAGCGAATAGTTCGCACATGCCAGTCGGCCGCAATCTGAAAATTCCGGTGTTTCCCCATGCGATGATGGTGCGTAGCGATCGCACGTTGGCCATTGTTGAAAACGCCTTGATGGAGAAACCGCGATCGCCGCTGAAAAACCGGATTTCTCGCTCTACCTGA
- a CDS encoding alpha/beta hydrolase family protein — translation MDNDKMHQAVTAMVQAIANPLRTPLFRRPNEYGMEYEDIFFNAIDGTRLEGWFIPADSHKLLVCNHFGPGNRYGFAGHLDAFSFRGGFEVNFLPKYKALHNAGYNILAYDIRDHGLSASSGTNGFSLLEWRDVLGALRYVQNRPDTRAMTTSLHTMCLGCNSTLIAMAKHPEEFSHIKSMTAIQPVQGRAMIEKSCESMGIDPKAGAELYDRKLRQILGFRLDDYDIMPLASSVTLPTLVLQVRNDASMYSGAIQNFFDTLPNNDKKLIWVDGTPERFHGYTYFSEQPNELIDWFDAHM, via the coding sequence ATGGACAACGACAAGATGCATCAAGCAGTAACTGCGATGGTGCAGGCGATCGCCAATCCGCTCCGAACTCCTCTGTTCCGACGGCCAAATGAATATGGAATGGAATATGAAGATATTTTCTTCAATGCCATTGACGGAACCCGTCTCGAAGGTTGGTTTATTCCAGCAGATTCCCACAAGTTGCTGGTTTGCAATCACTTTGGCCCCGGCAACCGATATGGGTTTGCCGGACACCTGGACGCATTTAGTTTCAGAGGCGGATTCGAGGTCAATTTCCTACCCAAGTACAAAGCATTACACAACGCTGGCTATAACATCCTCGCCTATGATATCCGCGACCACGGCCTGAGTGCCTCTTCAGGAACCAACGGGTTTAGTTTGCTCGAATGGCGAGACGTTCTGGGTGCATTGCGATATGTCCAGAATCGGCCGGACACTCGTGCAATGACGACCTCACTGCACACCATGTGCTTGGGCTGTAATTCAACTTTGATCGCGATGGCAAAACACCCGGAAGAGTTCTCGCACATCAAATCGATGACAGCCATTCAACCAGTGCAGGGTCGTGCCATGATTGAAAAATCCTGCGAATCAATGGGGATCGATCCGAAGGCAGGTGCAGAGCTTTACGATCGAAAACTGCGCCAGATATTGGGGTTCCGTCTCGACGATTACGACATTATGCCACTGGCCTCATCCGTCACACTTCCCACCCTGGTACTGCAGGTTCGTAACGATGCTTCGATGTATTCAGGGGCAATTCAGAATTTCTTCGATACTCTTCCGAACAATGACAAAAAACTGATTTGGGTAGATGGTACACCCGAGCGATTCCACGGATACACATACTTTTCAGAGCAGCCAAACGAACTGATTGACTGGTTTGATGCTCATATGTAG